From Synoicihabitans lomoniglobus, the proteins below share one genomic window:
- a CDS encoding SDR family oxidoreductase, whose amino-acid sequence MNILFIGGTGIISTACTSLALSQGHEVAVLNRGQRAKPSVAAEHLQADLTDDAAVRAVLGNRSWDAVVDFTVFTPADLERRLIWLGGQVGQYVFISSASAYQKPPSHYLITEETPLENPYWQYSRDKIACEHRLMQACADDQFPGTIVRPSLTFGDDQVTLAMNSWQRSYTAIDRLRRGLPVIIPGDGRTLWTITHNTDFAQGLLGLLGRTDTHGEAFHITSDEVLTWNQIFTITAEAAGVAQPEFVTIPAEFIGACLPDEAPGLVGDKLCSSVFDNTKIKRFVPGFAAKTSYREGITRTLAWFDADPARQLIDAAENAQHDRLITAYRAAIASGLSAFHAD is encoded by the coding sequence ATGAATATCCTCTTCATTGGCGGGACCGGCATCATCAGCACCGCGTGCACGTCACTCGCTCTCTCGCAAGGACACGAGGTCGCCGTGCTTAATCGGGGCCAACGGGCGAAACCTTCGGTTGCCGCCGAACACCTGCAGGCCGATCTCACCGATGACGCCGCGGTGCGGGCAGTGTTGGGCAACCGCTCATGGGACGCCGTGGTGGATTTCACCGTTTTCACTCCGGCCGATTTGGAGCGCCGGCTGATCTGGCTGGGGGGCCAAGTGGGCCAATACGTTTTCATCTCCTCCGCCAGCGCCTACCAAAAGCCCCCCTCCCACTATCTCATCACGGAGGAGACCCCGCTGGAAAATCCCTACTGGCAGTATTCGCGGGACAAGATCGCCTGCGAACACCGCTTGATGCAGGCCTGCGCCGATGATCAGTTTCCCGGCACGATCGTGCGACCTTCCCTCACGTTTGGGGACGACCAAGTCACCTTGGCCATGAACAGCTGGCAACGCAGCTATACCGCCATCGATCGCCTGCGTCGCGGCCTTCCCGTCATCATTCCCGGCGACGGCCGCACCCTTTGGACCATCACGCACAACACCGACTTTGCTCAGGGCTTGCTGGGCCTGCTCGGGCGAACTGACACGCACGGTGAAGCGTTTCACATCACCTCCGACGAGGTGCTGACGTGGAATCAGATTTTCACCATCACCGCCGAGGCGGCCGGCGTCGCCCAGCCCGAGTTTGTGACCATCCCCGCCGAGTTCATCGGTGCCTGCCTCCCCGACGAAGCCCCCGGACTCGTTGGCGACAAGCTCTGTTCCAGCGTGTTCGACAACACCAAGATCAAACGCTTTGTGCCGGGATTCGCCGCCAAAACATCCTACCGCGAAGGCATCACCCGCACCTTGGCGTGGTTCGACGCCGATCCGGCACGCCAACTGATCGATGCGGCGGAAAACGCGCAGCACGACCGGTTGATCACAGCCTATCGCGCCGCGATCGCGAGCGGACTGTCCGCCTTTCACGCCGACTGA
- a CDS encoding peptidylprolyl isomerase — MTHSLAAHIRVRMFALAGVLALGSPLFAQTSSTKTDDGLNLRFANGIAAVAEAKIITVDDIRREIAPMVPEIQRTSRNEQEFNRRLEALQDDTIQALVDRVLIVKDFYSDEKRRIPASYVDNAVDENIINEFEGDRSKFLAYLRARGLTLREYRREVEEDIIYQYMRGQKRKSATVVSPVQVQTFYDENKEEFYQEDSVHLRLIQFTRKDGRTDSDLLTLAARVQARLDVGHSFEDIAKEVSEDSRRSRGGDWGWLNRSGLKKEFSDPVFELSAGQATNPILLPEGVYILFAEDRKFAGIMPINDVREQIERALISREARSAQEQWLERLRRNSYVKLY, encoded by the coding sequence ATGACGCATTCCTTAGCCGCCCACATCCGAGTCCGCATGTTCGCCCTCGCCGGTGTTTTGGCCCTTGGCTCCCCTCTTTTCGCTCAGACCTCCTCCACCAAAACCGATGACGGTCTGAACCTTCGGTTTGCCAACGGGATCGCCGCCGTCGCCGAGGCCAAGATTATCACGGTCGACGACATCCGCCGGGAAATCGCCCCCATGGTGCCCGAGATCCAACGCACCTCGCGCAACGAACAGGAGTTCAACCGCCGCCTCGAGGCACTCCAAGACGATACCATTCAGGCGCTCGTCGATCGCGTCCTCATCGTGAAGGATTTTTACAGCGACGAGAAACGCCGCATCCCGGCCAGCTACGTCGACAACGCCGTCGACGAAAACATCATCAACGAGTTCGAAGGCGACCGCTCCAAGTTCCTCGCCTATCTTCGCGCTCGTGGTCTCACGCTCCGCGAATATCGCCGGGAAGTGGAAGAGGACATCATTTATCAATACATGCGCGGCCAGAAGCGGAAATCCGCCACCGTCGTTTCGCCCGTGCAGGTGCAGACCTTCTATGACGAGAACAAGGAGGAGTTCTATCAGGAGGACTCCGTGCACCTTCGCCTCATCCAATTCACCCGCAAAGACGGCCGCACCGACAGTGATCTGCTGACCCTCGCGGCGCGCGTGCAGGCCCGCCTTGATGTCGGTCATTCGTTTGAAGACATCGCCAAGGAAGTCTCGGAAGATTCCCGCCGCTCCCGCGGTGGCGATTGGGGATGGCTGAATCGTTCCGGCCTTAAGAAAGAGTTCAGCGACCCGGTCTTCGAACTCAGTGCAGGCCAGGCCACCAATCCAATTCTGCTGCCGGAAGGCGTTTACATCCTCTTCGCCGAAGATCGTAAATTCGCCGGGATCATGCCGATCAACGACGTGCGCGAACAAATCGAACGCGCCCTCATCTCCCGCGAAGCCCGCTCCGCGCAGGAACAGTGGCTCGAACGCCTCCGGCGCAACAGCTACGTGAAGCTCTACTGA
- the radC gene encoding RadC family protein: MAELESSSNRLLSLAANERPQERLERQGPSVLSDGELLAMLLRSGTSGRDVLTVAQGLIANAGSLAGLTRWTLKDFTRHKGVGHVKALQLLTVMEIARRVVLSENALPPVLENPQSIAEFCRPHAMGLAVEKFWVLSLNRKNRLIRRTEVTSGTAGSTLVHPREVFREAIKEAASAVVCVHNHPSGDPAPSAADIRVTRVLREAAQTIQIDLLDHIIIGSPAADPVGLGHYSFRDAGVL; encoded by the coding sequence ATGGCCGAACTCGAATCTTCCTCCAATCGCCTGCTTTCGCTGGCGGCCAATGAACGTCCTCAGGAACGCCTTGAGCGTCAGGGGCCCAGTGTCCTCAGCGACGGTGAATTGCTCGCCATGCTGCTGCGCAGCGGCACCTCGGGACGCGATGTGCTCACGGTCGCCCAAGGGTTGATCGCTAATGCCGGGTCACTCGCCGGGCTCACCCGTTGGACGCTGAAGGATTTCACCCGTCACAAAGGCGTCGGACACGTGAAGGCGTTGCAGTTGCTGACGGTTATGGAAATCGCCCGCCGCGTCGTGCTTTCCGAAAACGCACTGCCGCCGGTATTGGAGAATCCGCAATCGATCGCCGAATTTTGCCGCCCCCACGCCATGGGTCTGGCGGTTGAAAAATTCTGGGTGTTGTCCCTGAATCGCAAAAATCGCCTCATTCGTCGCACGGAGGTCACCTCCGGCACCGCGGGGAGCACCTTGGTCCATCCACGGGAAGTTTTTCGCGAAGCGATCAAGGAAGCGGCCTCAGCGGTCGTATGTGTGCACAACCACCCCAGCGGAGATCCCGCGCCCAGCGCCGCCGACATCCGCGTGACGCGGGTGCTGCGGGAAGCCGCCCAAACCATCCAGATAGACCTTCTCGATCACATCATCATCGGCTCTCCCGCGGCGGACCCGGTGGGCTTGGGGCACTACAGTTTTCGCGATGCCGGCGTCCTCTAG
- a CDS encoding PVC-type heme-binding CxxCH protein, which produces MKIRSIPPLLATLLTSLTLLASVPPPPQLELEDFERLPEPVMTPASPAAERAISQFRAPENFEIKLWAAEPMLSNPVAFDFDEQGRLFVAETHRYRSSVLDIRGYMGMLENELAAETIEDRLRYTDAIFGEESAQLAIETEVVRLIQDTDGDGVADDSRVFADGFNSKLDGIASGVLAHRGKVWFTNIPSLWQFDTDAEGTTETARHELLRGFGVRFGYTGHDLHGLILGPDGKLYFSIGDRSTNVTAPDGNHVKVLDQGAVFRANPDGSEMEVVATGLRNPQELAFDEYGDLLTGDNDCDNGDLERLVHVVEGGDYGWRVGYQFAPLGRAGPWMSDDLWKPDFPGRPAYLLPAVANIEDGPSGITYYPGTGFSSDYDQTLFITHFKGNVARSGVQAYKLERTGASFKVVSSEPFIWGMLPTDVTFAPDGKFYFVDWVVGWPKSSMGRVYSMSPKNRPAAEVALSREVTTLIGGGIQSAATPALLKLLAHRDQRVRTEAQFEIVERGAAHIPALQQMVADPQAPQLARLHALWGLSQLQRVAPTALSTLAAALTDNDNEVRAQAAKVAGDLHQSTQYDALIAALRDSSPRVRFFAAQSLGKLDQSAAAPALLDLLRRNNNADLYIRHAATHALVQLDNRAALVAAEKDPSAAVRLGVILAYRHLDEPRIANFLTDADPYLVRETALAINDGPVKAARPALAALLGSGDLEDIPLQHRIINARHRLGRPQDAAALADFAARSDVPDELREEALYQLSTWPEPFQRDRLVGVYRPLPNRDAAPAMAALESQLSRLLDGTSDSLKRAVLTAALQLEASGTLPQIRAIVADATASGEVRAVALNVLDELGDSELITSVKRAGVSDSSELRMATLPILARLSPQEALPVLSRMAGSAHGTEQQAAFKAIAELDDPAAGELLIDALAQLRAGEIPYIAQFELLDAAEASTSPAVQSAVAELKAHWTATGDTLAPFRGALEGGDGRKGWRLFNQHPVLACTRCHKTNGEGGEAGPDLTTIAASQSAEYILESIIEPNAAIAPGFDVVAFTLKDGDFVAGTIAEETAERIVVWDAMGEKQEINPANVVERAGAPSSMPPIFGLVLKRDELRDLMAFMRNLKPRDLPSEEEGGEAPRATHGEL; this is translated from the coding sequence GTGAAGATACGCTCAATCCCTCCGCTCCTCGCCACCCTTCTCACCTCGCTCACGCTTCTCGCCAGCGTGCCGCCCCCGCCTCAACTCGAGTTGGAGGATTTCGAACGCCTCCCCGAACCGGTGATGACCCCGGCCTCGCCGGCTGCCGAACGCGCCATCTCGCAATTCCGCGCCCCGGAAAATTTCGAAATCAAACTGTGGGCAGCCGAGCCCATGCTCTCCAACCCGGTCGCATTTGATTTCGACGAGCAAGGTCGCCTCTTCGTGGCGGAAACGCACCGCTACCGCTCGAGCGTTCTCGATATCCGCGGTTACATGGGAATGCTCGAAAACGAACTCGCCGCCGAAACGATCGAGGATCGATTGCGCTACACCGATGCGATCTTTGGCGAGGAATCCGCGCAGCTCGCGATCGAAACCGAAGTGGTCCGGCTGATCCAAGACACCGACGGCGACGGGGTCGCGGATGACAGCCGCGTGTTTGCCGATGGTTTCAATTCGAAACTCGATGGCATCGCCTCCGGGGTGCTCGCTCATCGCGGCAAGGTGTGGTTCACCAACATTCCCAGCCTGTGGCAGTTCGACACCGACGCCGAGGGCACCACCGAAACCGCCCGCCATGAATTGCTGCGCGGCTTCGGCGTGCGTTTTGGCTACACCGGTCATGACCTGCACGGCTTGATCCTTGGTCCGGACGGGAAACTGTATTTTTCCATTGGCGACCGATCGACCAATGTCACCGCCCCCGACGGCAACCACGTCAAGGTGCTCGATCAGGGCGCAGTCTTTCGCGCCAACCCCGACGGCTCCGAAATGGAAGTCGTCGCCACCGGCCTCCGCAATCCCCAGGAACTGGCGTTCGACGAATACGGTGATCTGCTCACCGGCGACAACGACTGCGACAATGGTGACCTGGAACGTCTGGTGCATGTCGTTGAGGGCGGTGACTACGGCTGGCGGGTCGGTTACCAATTTGCGCCGCTGGGCCGTGCTGGTCCGTGGATGAGCGACGATCTGTGGAAACCGGATTTCCCGGGTCGTCCCGCTTACCTGTTGCCCGCCGTCGCCAACATCGAAGACGGCCCGTCCGGCATCACCTATTATCCCGGCACCGGATTTTCGTCCGACTACGACCAGACGCTTTTCATCACCCACTTCAAAGGCAACGTCGCTCGCTCCGGCGTCCAAGCTTACAAACTCGAACGCACGGGGGCTTCGTTTAAAGTCGTTTCGAGCGAGCCCTTCATCTGGGGCATGTTGCCGACCGACGTCACGTTTGCGCCGGACGGCAAATTCTACTTCGTCGACTGGGTCGTTGGTTGGCCGAAATCCAGCATGGGCCGCGTCTACTCGATGAGCCCGAAGAATCGGCCGGCGGCCGAAGTTGCCCTTTCCCGCGAGGTAACAACCCTTATTGGCGGGGGTATCCAATCGGCTGCGACGCCGGCCCTGTTGAAGCTGTTGGCTCACCGCGACCAACGCGTGCGCACCGAGGCGCAATTTGAAATCGTCGAGCGCGGTGCCGCCCATATCCCCGCCCTCCAGCAAATGGTCGCCGACCCGCAGGCTCCGCAACTCGCCCGCCTGCACGCACTCTGGGGACTCAGCCAACTCCAACGCGTGGCGCCCACCGCCCTCTCCACCCTCGCCGCCGCGTTGACCGATAACGATAACGAAGTCCGCGCCCAAGCGGCCAAGGTCGCCGGTGACCTGCACCAATCCACGCAATACGATGCATTGATTGCCGCCCTCCGGGATTCGTCTCCCCGGGTCCGCTTCTTTGCCGCCCAGTCCCTCGGTAAACTGGACCAATCCGCCGCCGCCCCGGCTCTGCTGGACCTGCTGCGTCGCAACAACAACGCGGATCTCTACATCCGCCACGCCGCCACCCACGCCTTGGTGCAGCTCGACAATCGCGCAGCCTTGGTCGCCGCCGAAAAGGATCCGTCCGCGGCCGTTCGCCTGGGCGTGATCCTGGCTTACCGTCACCTCGACGAACCGCGTATCGCCAATTTTCTGACCGATGCCGATCCGTATCTCGTGCGCGAGACCGCGCTCGCCATCAACGATGGTCCGGTGAAAGCCGCGCGGCCCGCACTCGCCGCCCTGCTCGGCTCCGGTGATCTCGAAGACATCCCATTGCAGCATCGCATTATCAACGCCCGGCATCGCCTCGGGCGACCCCAGGACGCCGCGGCATTGGCCGATTTTGCCGCGCGCTCCGATGTGCCGGACGAACTGCGCGAAGAAGCGCTGTATCAACTTTCCACCTGGCCCGAACCGTTCCAACGGGATCGCCTCGTCGGCGTCTACCGCCCCCTGCCCAACCGTGACGCCGCCCCGGCCATGGCCGCACTGGAGAGCCAACTGTCCCGCCTGCTCGACGGCACCAGCGACTCCCTCAAACGCGCCGTGCTCACCGCCGCCCTCCAACTCGAAGCCTCGGGCACGCTCCCGCAAATTCGAGCCATCGTCGCCGATGCCACGGCGAGCGGCGAAGTGCGTGCCGTCGCCCTCAACGTGCTCGACGAACTCGGCGACAGTGAGCTCATCACCTCCGTGAAACGGGCAGGCGTATCCGACTCCAGCGAACTTCGCATGGCCACGCTGCCGATTCTCGCCCGCCTTTCGCCCCAGGAAGCCCTGCCCGTGCTGTCTCGCATGGCCGGCTCCGCTCACGGCACCGAACAACAGGCCGCCTTCAAGGCCATCGCCGAACTCGATGATCCCGCCGCCGGCGAACTGTTGATCGATGCCTTGGCTCAACTGCGCGCGGGCGAGATCCCTTACATTGCCCAGTTCGAACTTCTCGATGCCGCCGAAGCGTCAACCTCTCCCGCCGTGCAGTCCGCCGTCGCCGAGCTCAAGGCGCATTGGACGGCCACCGGCGACACCCTCGCGCCTTTCCGCGGCGCCTTGGAAGGCGGCGACGGTCGCAAAGGCTGGCGCCTGTTCAATCAACATCCCGTGCTCGCCTGCACCCGTTGTCACAAAACCAACGGCGAAGGCGGCGAGGCCGGACCTGACCTGACCACCATCGCGGCGTCGCAATCGGCTGAATACATTCTCGAATCCATCATCGAACCCAACGCCGCCATCGCGCCGGGATTTGATGTCGTCGCCTTCACCCTCAAGGATGGAGACTTCGTCGCGGGCACAATTGCCGAGGAAACCGCCGAGCGGATCGTGGTGTGGGATGCCATGGGCGAAAAACAGGAGATCAATCCCGCCAATGTGGTCGAACGCGCCGGCGCTCCGTCCAGTATGCCTCCAATTTTCGGCCTCGTGCTCAAGCGCGACGAACTGCGCGACCTCATGGCCTTCATGCGCAATTTGAAGCCCCGGGACTTGCCCAGCGAAGAAGAAGGCGGCGAAGCCCCCCGGGCGACCCACGGGGAGTTGTAA
- a CDS encoding hydroxypyruvate isomerase family protein yields the protein MSNPITRRTALKNLATGSALAAAGAALPLSTASAHDLPAPRVGRYKHSACKWCYRDIPLEEFAAVGREIGLDSIELVSVEELPILARHGLACAMVWGVPGGIVDGLNERKNHDAITAFMTEKIPAMAEAGQKNMIVFSGNRRGLSDAEGLEICAEGLDRITPIAQKHGVTLCMELLNSKVNHQDYQCDTTPWGVQLCEKVGSEHFKLLYDIYHMQIMEGDMIRTIRDHHKWIGHYHTGGNPGRNELDGTFQEINYPAVMRAIAETGYTGFVGQEFVPTEADPLVPLRRAIQLCTV from the coding sequence GTGAGTAACCCCATTACCCGTCGAACCGCCCTCAAGAACCTCGCCACCGGATCGGCCCTCGCCGCCGCCGGAGCTGCTTTGCCTCTCTCCACCGCTTCCGCCCACGACTTGCCCGCGCCCCGCGTCGGCCGCTACAAACACTCCGCCTGCAAATGGTGCTACCGTGACATCCCGCTGGAGGAGTTTGCCGCCGTCGGCCGCGAGATCGGGCTCGACTCGATCGAGTTGGTATCCGTGGAGGAACTACCCATTCTCGCTCGCCACGGCCTCGCCTGCGCCATGGTCTGGGGCGTGCCGGGCGGTATCGTCGACGGGTTGAACGAGCGCAAAAACCACGACGCCATTACCGCGTTCATGACGGAGAAAATTCCGGCCATGGCCGAGGCCGGCCAAAAGAACATGATCGTGTTCTCCGGTAATCGTCGCGGATTGTCCGACGCGGAGGGTCTGGAAATTTGCGCCGAAGGTCTCGATCGCATCACCCCGATCGCCCAAAAACACGGCGTCACGCTGTGCATGGAACTCCTCAACAGCAAAGTGAACCATCAGGACTACCAGTGCGATACCACGCCCTGGGGCGTGCAGCTTTGCGAGAAAGTCGGGTCCGAGCACTTCAAATTGCTCTACGACATCTACCACATGCAGATCATGGAGGGTGACATGATCCGCACGATTCGTGATCATCACAAGTGGATTGGCCACTACCACACCGGCGGCAATCCCGGGCGCAACGAACTCGACGGGACCTTCCAGGAGATTAACTACCCGGCCGTCATGCGGGCCATCGCCGAGACCGGCTACACCGGTTTCGTCGGCCAGGAGTTTGTGCCTACCGAGGCCGATCCGCTGGTGCCTCTGCGGCGCGCCATTCAGCTCTGCACCGTCTGA
- the mfd gene encoding transcription-repair coupling factor produces the protein MSVSASRPQLTGVCPPARGAVLAQHLRDCAAPVWLVVAPDLKIAEQLAEDIAFFAEASGHSPLPGILVLPESMPTDGDMREAFAASADRTTVLSRLRATRGVSKLTGGKVGPLVVITFPAALIQPVPALESFARNELELKPGNTLGFDALLAKLHELDYDSEPLCESPGHYAVRGGLIDVYPITANEPYRLDFFGDELEEIRAFDPVSQRSGATVPKITLSASPRLKLDPARTGLADYLSPATRLIFIEPAELEARFSTLAADRGDAAINPVISALLDRSAALAAVQDLDEASFWFESSTGPEHTWNTESLVHYRRYPGDGLVAQERLHAESEARHEFLAQLVTWQREGYAIHIVTAKSGEEDRTREILAEESGIAALKPTFDRGALNEGFRLTFRDDATLTWRGFGKKTRGLVMVTETEIFGRSRPRRPSLSQRALVQRAQVDQLLDFADLVEGDFVVHLQHGIAHYRGLTKIETRDGVREVISLEFDDHVTLHVPLQESHLISRYVGLSKSKPQLGRIGTARWEKARKAAERSTVDLAAELLRLQAARDAEPGFAHPPDTTWQQEFESSFPYTETPDQLRAIDEAKADLERSRPMDRLICGDVGFGKTEVAIRAAFKAVQGGKQVAILIPTTVLAQQHLNSFRERMAGYPIAVEMVSRFRTRKEQTSILAATAAGQVDILIGTHRLLQKDVKFKDLGLVIIDEEQRFGVKHKERFKAMRASIDVMAMSATPIPRTLYMALTGARDMSVIETAPTNRHPIQTIVKTYDDKLVVDAVRREVARGGQVFYLHNRVQTIEVVAAHLAELMPEIKIGVGHGQMDEKTLEKRMTDFVAGDYQLLVCTTIIESGLDIPNCNTIIIEGADRFGLSQLYQLRGRVGRFKHQAYAYLLLHRHTRLVEIARERLSAMRTHNQLGAGFRIAMRDLELRGAGNLLGSEQSGHIVGVGFELYCQLLRQSVARLKGEKQATSIRATVKLDFVFVGDGAAGGADRGRHRDGYTAIRDAEHAASGAVAVAHIQARLPADYIGETRLRIDFYRRLAMAGSLDELKQLQSDLRDRFGKFGEPVKALLLVTEIRIRAEQKGIVSVETQSTKLKCLRASGQSDDWVMHGARFPRLTAPKPLLRLREISTFLDNLPHP, from the coding sequence TTTCGCGGCCTCGGCCGATCGCACCACGGTGCTCTCCCGACTGCGCGCCACACGCGGCGTGAGCAAACTCACCGGCGGAAAAGTGGGGCCCCTCGTCGTCATCACCTTCCCGGCCGCGCTCATCCAACCCGTGCCTGCGCTGGAGTCGTTTGCCCGCAACGAGCTCGAACTCAAACCGGGCAACACCCTCGGATTCGATGCCTTGCTCGCGAAACTTCATGAGCTGGATTACGACTCGGAGCCGCTGTGCGAATCCCCCGGCCACTACGCCGTGCGCGGCGGCCTGATCGACGTTTATCCCATCACCGCCAACGAGCCCTACCGCCTGGATTTCTTTGGTGATGAGCTGGAGGAAATTCGAGCCTTCGACCCCGTGTCACAGCGATCCGGTGCCACGGTGCCGAAGATCACGCTCAGCGCTTCGCCGCGCCTCAAGCTCGATCCCGCGCGCACCGGACTGGCCGATTATTTGTCGCCCGCCACTCGACTGATCTTCATCGAACCGGCGGAACTTGAAGCGAGGTTCTCCACCCTCGCCGCTGATCGCGGCGACGCAGCGATCAATCCCGTGATCTCGGCCCTGCTCGATCGCAGCGCGGCCCTCGCCGCCGTGCAGGATCTCGACGAAGCGTCGTTCTGGTTCGAGTCGTCCACCGGCCCCGAACACACTTGGAACACCGAGAGTCTCGTGCACTATCGCCGTTACCCCGGCGACGGACTCGTGGCGCAGGAGCGTCTGCACGCCGAATCCGAAGCCCGGCACGAATTCCTCGCCCAACTGGTGACGTGGCAACGCGAGGGTTACGCCATCCACATCGTCACCGCCAAGTCCGGTGAGGAAGACCGCACGCGAGAGATTCTGGCCGAGGAGTCGGGTATTGCGGCGCTGAAGCCGACCTTTGATCGCGGCGCACTCAACGAAGGGTTTCGCCTCACATTTCGCGACGATGCCACGCTCACCTGGCGCGGTTTCGGCAAGAAAACCCGTGGCCTCGTCATGGTCACGGAAACGGAAATTTTCGGCCGCAGTCGTCCCCGCCGCCCGTCGCTTTCCCAGCGCGCCCTCGTGCAACGCGCGCAGGTCGATCAGCTGCTCGACTTTGCCGACTTGGTCGAAGGCGACTTTGTCGTCCATCTCCAGCACGGCATCGCCCACTACCGGGGGCTGACCAAAATCGAGACCCGCGACGGCGTTCGCGAAGTCATATCGTTGGAGTTCGACGACCACGTCACCCTGCACGTGCCGCTGCAGGAGTCGCACCTCATCAGCCGTTACGTCGGCCTCAGCAAATCAAAGCCGCAGCTCGGTCGCATCGGCACGGCGCGCTGGGAAAAAGCCCGCAAAGCCGCCGAGCGCTCCACCGTCGATCTCGCCGCCGAACTGTTGCGCTTGCAGGCCGCACGCGACGCGGAGCCCGGCTTCGCTCATCCGCCCGACACCACGTGGCAACAGGAATTCGAATCCTCTTTTCCTTACACCGAAACTCCGGACCAGCTGCGGGCCATCGACGAGGCCAAAGCCGACCTCGAACGCAGCCGGCCGATGGACCGTCTCATCTGCGGCGACGTCGGTTTCGGCAAAACCGAAGTCGCCATCCGCGCCGCCTTCAAAGCCGTGCAAGGCGGCAAACAGGTCGCGATCCTGATTCCCACCACCGTGCTCGCGCAGCAGCACCTCAATTCTTTTCGCGAACGAATGGCGGGCTACCCGATCGCGGTGGAAATGGTGAGCCGTTTTCGGACGCGCAAGGAGCAGACGTCGATTCTCGCCGCCACCGCCGCCGGTCAGGTCGACATCTTGATCGGCACCCATCGGCTACTGCAGAAGGACGTAAAGTTTAAGGATCTGGGCCTCGTCATCATCGACGAGGAACAGCGTTTTGGGGTGAAACACAAAGAGCGTTTCAAGGCCATGCGCGCCTCGATCGATGTCATGGCGATGAGTGCCACCCCGATCCCGCGCACGCTCTACATGGCACTCACCGGCGCCCGCGACATGAGCGTGATCGAAACCGCACCGACCAATCGTCATCCCATTCAGACCATCGTCAAAACCTACGACGACAAACTCGTGGTCGATGCCGTTCGCCGCGAAGTCGCGCGCGGCGGACAGGTGTTTTATCTGCACAACCGCGTGCAGACCATCGAAGTCGTGGCGGCTCACCTCGCCGAACTCATGCCCGAAATCAAGATCGGGGTGGGCCACGGTCAAATGGACGAGAAAACCTTGGAAAAGCGCATGACCGATTTCGTGGCGGGCGACTACCAACTGCTCGTCTGCACCACGATCATCGAGAGCGGGTTGGATATCCCCAATTGCAACACGATCATCATCGAAGGCGCCGATCGCTTCGGTCTGTCGCAACTTTACCAGCTGCGGGGTCGCGTCGGGCGTTTCAAGCATCAGGCCTACGCCTACCTGTTGTTGCACCGCCATACCCGCCTGGTGGAGATCGCCCGCGAACGGCTCAGCGCCATGCGCACGCACAACCAACTCGGCGCGGGTTTTCGCATCGCCATGCGCGATCTCGAGCTGCGCGGGGCGGGTAATCTGCTCGGATCCGAACAAAGTGGCCACATCGTGGGCGTCGGTTTCGAGCTGTATTGCCAACTCTTGCGCCAATCCGTCGCCCGCTTGAAAGGCGAAAAACAAGCCACCTCCATCCGCGCGACGGTGAAACTGGACTTCGTCTTCGTCGGCGATGGTGCCGCCGGCGGCGCCGATCGCGGCCGACATCGGGACGGTTACACCGCTATCCGCGACGCCGAACACGCTGCCAGCGGAGCGGTGGCAGTGGCGCACATCCAGGCGCGGTTGCCCGCCGATTACATCGGGGAAACCCGCTTGCGCATCGATTTTTATCGCCGACTCGCCATGGCCGGTTCCCTGGACGAGCTCAAACAACTGCAAAGTGATTTGCGCGACCGGTTTGGCAAATTTGGCGAACCGGTGAAAGCACTCCTGCTCGTCACCGAAATCCGCATTCGGGCGGAACAAAAAGGCATCGTTTCGGTCGAGACCCAAAGCACCAAATTGAAGTGCTTGCGGGCAAGTGGTCAGAGTGATGACTGGGTCATGCACGGCGCCCGGTTTCCGAGGTTGACCGCCCCCAAGCCCCTTCTACGGTTACGAGAAATATCTACGTTTTTAGACAATCTGCCGCATCCATGA